Proteins from one Natrinema salinisoli genomic window:
- a CDS encoding class I SAM-dependent methyltransferase produces the protein MNSKEVRRQWAERSGEFSPEYYASYGSDHRSESIRSRLERFVDRDASVLELGCSSGRHLAYLSEHGFGDLAGIDVNDDAFDVMAESYPDLAAGGTFYHGTIEDVVAEFGDDRFDVVYSVETLQHLHPDSEWVLEEIARITDDLLVTIENEGDDDRQQSGEPDVSYVNDDFPLYHRDWKRVFTGLGFTEIDVESGARDTVRTFRPPDDDSAR, from the coding sequence GTGAATTCCAAGGAGGTCCGCCGCCAGTGGGCAGAACGGTCCGGAGAGTTCTCGCCGGAGTACTACGCCTCGTACGGCTCGGACCACCGCAGCGAATCGATCCGCAGCCGTCTCGAGCGGTTCGTCGACCGAGACGCGTCCGTCCTCGAGCTCGGCTGTAGTTCGGGCCGGCACCTCGCGTACCTCTCCGAACACGGCTTCGGCGACCTGGCCGGGATCGACGTCAACGACGACGCGTTCGACGTGATGGCCGAGAGCTACCCCGACCTCGCCGCCGGCGGCACGTTCTACCACGGGACGATCGAAGACGTCGTCGCGGAATTCGGCGACGACCGCTTCGACGTCGTCTACTCGGTCGAGACGCTCCAGCACCTGCACCCGGACAGCGAGTGGGTGCTCGAGGAAATCGCTCGGATCACCGACGACCTCCTCGTCACGATCGAGAACGAAGGGGACGACGACCGCCAGCAGTCCGGAGAGCCCGACGTGAGCTACGTCAACGACGACTTCCCCCTCTACCACCGCGACTGGAAGCGGGTGTTTACCGGGTTGGGGTTCACCGAGATCGACGTCGAATCCGGCGCTCGTGATACCGTCCGTACGTTCCGCCCTCCGGACGATGACTCTGCCCGCTGA
- a CDS encoding RICIN domain-containing protein, translating into MANDTNTGDAAFVGSRRDLLRSGAGATTASLLGLTLGSSAAGATPTGEPDHRLLAWNAWLLEVSILGVTVESAPEPDERAFEIGEALAANGYDIAALCEVFGDGFRNGVRDGLDAGGATHRDRVGPTAEWNDVGPGSGLQTFLTGDRADRLIVSANEMEFDEKGAEWCDSDYYARKGVLHTEINVGPGNVDLYSTHLFAGGGLPFCDDTPTDRYEARGNQVEELIAFVESTTRPENVTMVMGDFNIARNRTEYDHLVGLMDDLGMYDAWEAHGGNPEPGAAGTNDDAFGEGCLVDPDDESPYYCDEADSSDAGNRIDYILVEEPKPDHTFELDVSGMKRASFWRGSGDPLEFYDEDGSPNYRSDHMGLELGFDTVARHDTYTLVNAHSGKVLDVDGVSPENGANVQQWDDLGQANQRWRLEELADGRYEIVAVHSHKALDVDDASTTAGANVHQWEGHGGDNQRWELAEREDGTHTVTNVNSGLVLAVEGSSTENGANVHQSEWTGGDTQRWSIVQA; encoded by the coding sequence ATGGCAAACGATACCAATACTGGGGATGCGGCGTTCGTCGGAAGTCGACGAGACCTGTTGCGCAGTGGGGCTGGGGCCACGACTGCAAGCCTACTGGGGCTGACTCTCGGCTCGTCGGCCGCCGGCGCGACGCCGACCGGAGAGCCCGACCACCGGCTCCTCGCGTGGAACGCGTGGCTGCTCGAGGTATCGATCCTCGGCGTCACCGTCGAAAGCGCGCCCGAGCCCGACGAGCGCGCGTTCGAAATCGGCGAGGCGCTGGCGGCGAACGGCTACGACATCGCGGCTCTCTGCGAGGTCTTCGGCGACGGGTTCCGGAACGGCGTGCGGGACGGTCTCGATGCGGGCGGTGCCACTCACCGCGACCGCGTCGGTCCGACGGCGGAGTGGAACGACGTCGGGCCCGGGAGCGGCCTCCAGACGTTCCTGACGGGCGACAGGGCCGACCGGCTGATCGTCTCCGCGAACGAGATGGAGTTCGACGAGAAAGGCGCGGAGTGGTGCGATTCCGACTACTACGCGCGGAAAGGGGTGTTACACACCGAGATCAACGTCGGCCCCGGCAACGTCGATCTGTACTCGACTCATCTGTTCGCAGGCGGCGGCTTGCCCTTCTGTGATGACACGCCGACGGACAGGTACGAGGCGCGAGGGAACCAGGTCGAGGAACTGATCGCGTTCGTCGAATCGACGACGCGGCCCGAGAACGTCACGATGGTGATGGGCGACTTCAACATCGCTCGAAACCGAACCGAGTACGACCACCTCGTGGGACTGATGGACGACCTCGGGATGTACGACGCGTGGGAGGCCCACGGCGGGAATCCGGAACCGGGGGCTGCCGGAACGAACGACGACGCGTTCGGTGAAGGGTGTCTCGTCGATCCCGACGACGAATCGCCGTACTACTGTGACGAAGCCGACAGCAGCGACGCGGGGAACCGGATCGATTATATCCTGGTCGAGGAGCCCAAGCCCGACCACACGTTCGAACTCGACGTCAGCGGAATGAAGCGGGCCTCCTTCTGGCGTGGGAGCGGCGATCCCCTCGAGTTCTACGACGAGGACGGCAGTCCAAACTACCGCTCCGACCACATGGGACTCGAGCTCGGTTTCGATACCGTCGCCAGACACGACACGTACACGCTGGTCAACGCTCACAGCGGGAAGGTACTCGACGTCGACGGCGTCTCCCCTGAGAACGGCGCAAACGTCCAGCAGTGGGACGATCTCGGGCAGGCGAACCAGCGCTGGCGGCTCGAGGAACTCGCCGACGGACGCTACGAGATCGTCGCCGTCCACAGTCACAAGGCCCTCGACGTCGACGACGCCTCGACCACCGCCGGTGCGAACGTTCACCAGTGGGAGGGACACGGCGGCGACAACCAGCGCTGGGAGCTCGCGGAACGCGAGGACGGCACCCACACCGTCACGAACGTCAATAGCGGGCTCGTGCTGGCGGTCGAGGGGTCGTCGACCGAGAACGGAGCGAACGTCCACCAGTCCGAGTGGACCGGCGGCGATACCCAGCGGTGGTCGATCGTACAGGCGTGA
- a CDS encoding DUF389 domain-containing protein: MRLVQVFVPSEDHDAIRETLSEMDVQFVFIDADGRRDGRLANVPVPSGAVDTVLERLYDAGLDEDTYTVITDVDRANVPNVEEMTDRYVEGPKGDRGASHAEIRERAKDLTPDTATYLAFAIASAIVAVGGLLLDSAIVIVGAMVIAPFAGSTLSASVGAVISDREMVVDSATSQVTGLVIAYVGAIAMSVFLQRSGFVPPTLDIARIGQVGAFVTPNLLTLVIAIFAGFAGALALATDLPVSLAGVAVAAAIVPAAAVAGIGTAWGEPIVVAGAVVLLLMNIVFINLTAYLTLIALGYRSSVIRNVRENAAVSLRTGAYAVIVLLFLVVVAVTAVGTYQHLVFEQQVNDEVQAVLDDPEYSSLELAGVATEYNDASVFSDDVSVTVTVGRSSDLDHDGLADELQTEMSAETDRSVSVDVRFVDYQRAVAVGDADDGRSAWWQVDEWLPLSSRPSLAQSMPQAVTFPTDLIEERPDPA, translated from the coding sequence ATGCGGCTCGTTCAGGTCTTCGTTCCCAGCGAGGACCACGACGCGATACGGGAGACGCTGTCGGAGATGGACGTGCAGTTCGTCTTCATCGACGCGGACGGCCGTCGCGACGGACGTCTGGCGAACGTCCCGGTCCCGTCGGGGGCCGTCGATACGGTACTCGAGCGGTTGTACGACGCCGGACTCGACGAAGACACCTACACCGTCATCACGGACGTCGACCGGGCGAACGTCCCAAACGTCGAGGAGATGACGGACCGCTACGTCGAGGGCCCGAAAGGCGACCGCGGCGCCTCGCACGCCGAGATCCGAGAGCGGGCGAAGGACCTGACGCCGGACACGGCGACGTACCTCGCGTTCGCGATCGCGAGCGCGATCGTCGCGGTCGGCGGCCTCCTGCTGGACTCGGCCATCGTCATCGTGGGTGCGATGGTGATCGCGCCGTTTGCGGGGTCGACGCTCTCCGCGAGCGTGGGTGCCGTCATCAGCGACCGCGAGATGGTCGTCGACAGCGCCACGTCGCAAGTGACGGGGCTCGTCATCGCGTACGTCGGTGCGATCGCGATGAGCGTGTTCTTGCAACGGAGCGGGTTCGTCCCACCGACGCTGGATATCGCTCGCATCGGACAGGTCGGCGCGTTCGTCACGCCGAATCTCCTGACGCTCGTTATCGCCATCTTCGCCGGATTCGCCGGCGCGCTCGCGCTCGCGACCGATCTCCCCGTCTCTCTCGCCGGCGTCGCCGTCGCCGCGGCTATCGTCCCGGCCGCCGCCGTGGCCGGCATTGGGACGGCCTGGGGCGAACCGATCGTCGTCGCGGGCGCAGTCGTCTTGCTCCTGATGAACATCGTGTTCATCAACCTCACCGCGTATCTCACGCTCATCGCGCTCGGCTACCGCTCGTCGGTCATCCGCAACGTCCGCGAGAACGCCGCCGTCTCGCTCCGCACGGGCGCGTACGCCGTCATCGTCCTGCTGTTCCTCGTCGTCGTCGCGGTGACCGCCGTCGGGACGTACCAGCACCTCGTATTCGAACAGCAGGTGAACGACGAAGTCCAGGCGGTGCTCGACGACCCCGAGTACAGTTCGCTGGAACTCGCCGGCGTCGCGACCGAGTACAACGACGCGAGCGTGTTCAGCGACGACGTCTCGGTGACGGTGACCGTGGGGCGCTCGAGCGACCTGGATCACGACGGACTGGCGGACGAACTCCAGACCGAGATGAGTGCGGAGACGGACCGGTCCGTCAGCGTCGACGTTCGGTTCGTCGACTATCAGCGCGCGGTGGCAGTCGGTGATGCCGACGACGGGCGGAGCGCGTGGTGGCAGGTCGACGAGTGGCTGCCGCTCTCGTCGCGGCCCTCACTCGCGCAGTCGATGCCACAGGCTGTGACATTTCCGACGGACCTTATTGAGGAACGACCCGACCCGGCGTGA
- a CDS encoding glycosyltransferase — translation MPSDERDGDGDEPDVSFVVPARNEGDYLRGTLGSLAALDTDYAAEVIVVDGDSSDDTTAIAREYGATVLQEGGSSIAAARNLGADHATGEWLAFVDADTRVRANYLTELLGFVEANGLAAASSYCRITGPHRAAVMELTINHVFSRLERPILPGFNCFVHRRAFEEIGGFPEVSNEDTAFSRVLADRLPTAYYPTVLVESSGRRIAEHGLTGTLWHYLRLDAERLRAEY, via the coding sequence ATGCCGAGCGACGAGCGAGACGGGGACGGCGACGAGCCGGACGTGAGCTTCGTGGTTCCGGCGCGAAACGAGGGCGACTACCTCCGGGGAACCCTCGGGAGCCTCGCCGCGCTGGACACCGACTACGCCGCCGAGGTGATCGTCGTCGACGGCGACTCGAGCGACGACACGACGGCGATCGCCCGCGAGTACGGTGCGACCGTCCTTCAGGAAGGCGGCTCGAGCATCGCGGCCGCCCGTAATCTCGGAGCCGATCACGCGACAGGCGAGTGGCTCGCCTTCGTCGATGCGGACACGCGGGTACGGGCGAATTACCTCACCGAACTGCTCGGCTTCGTCGAGGCGAACGGACTCGCGGCCGCGAGTTCGTACTGCCGGATCACCGGTCCCCACCGAGCGGCGGTGATGGAACTCACGATCAATCACGTGTTTTCCCGCCTCGAGCGGCCGATTCTACCGGGGTTCAACTGTTTCGTCCACCGACGGGCGTTCGAGGAGATCGGCGGCTTTCCCGAGGTGTCCAACGAAGACACGGCGTTCAGTCGAGTGCTCGCCGATCGCCTGCCGACGGCCTACTATCCGACGGTTCTGGTCGAAAGTTCGGGACGGCGGATCGCCGAGCACGGATTGACCGGAACACTGTGGCACTACCTCCGCCTGGACGCCGAGCGCCTCCGTGCGGAGTACTGA
- a CDS encoding preprotein translocase subunit Sec61beta, producing the protein MDKGQNTGGLMSSAGLVRYFDSEDSNAIRIDPKTVIAFGLLMGVLVQLLTFVS; encoded by the coding sequence ATGGATAAAGGACAGAACACTGGCGGGCTGATGTCCAGTGCCGGACTCGTCCGGTACTTCGACTCCGAGGACTCGAACGCCATCCGTATCGATCCCAAGACGGTCATCGCGTTCGGACTCCTGATGGGCGTGCTGGTCCAGCTGCTGACGTTCGTCTCGTAA
- a CDS encoding thioredoxin family protein: MTVTLKDFYADWCGPCKTQDPILEELEDDWEGRFEVEKVNVDEQQDIANEYQVRSLPTLIIENDDGIVERFVGVTQRDDIEDALESAGA; the protein is encoded by the coding sequence ATGACTGTCACACTCAAGGACTTCTACGCGGACTGGTGTGGCCCCTGCAAGACCCAGGACCCGATCCTCGAGGAGCTCGAGGACGACTGGGAGGGCCGATTCGAAGTCGAGAAAGTAAACGTCGACGAACAGCAAGACATCGCCAACGAGTATCAGGTTCGATCCCTGCCGACTCTCATCATCGAGAACGACGACGGTATCGTCGAGCGCTTCGTCGGCGTCACCCAGCGCGACGACATCGAGGACGCCCTCGAGTCCGCAGGCGCGTAA
- the npdG gene encoding NADPH-dependent F420 reductase, producing the protein MRIALLGGTGDIGEGLALRFARDTSHEILIGSRDPEKAREAVADYEAELADRTDEVDIKGFGNEMAADRADIVVLSVPPYYVGDTVEAVADSLDADSILVTPAVGMQGDEDGLHYHPPEAGSVTQLVAGRAPDDVPVVGAFHNLAADALSNLENDLDLDTLVVADDDDAKDTVLTVANEIDGLRALEAGPLANAAEVESVTPLVINIAKYNEDMHDVGVKWI; encoded by the coding sequence ATGCGAATTGCACTACTCGGCGGCACCGGCGATATCGGCGAGGGACTCGCGCTACGGTTCGCACGCGATACGAGCCACGAGATCCTCATCGGGTCGCGAGATCCCGAAAAGGCCCGCGAGGCCGTCGCGGACTACGAGGCGGAACTCGCGGACCGCACCGACGAGGTCGACATCAAGGGCTTCGGCAACGAGATGGCGGCCGACCGGGCCGATATCGTCGTTCTCAGCGTCCCGCCGTACTACGTCGGCGACACCGTCGAAGCGGTCGCCGACAGCCTCGACGCGGACTCGATCCTCGTCACGCCCGCCGTCGGAATGCAGGGCGACGAGGACGGCCTCCACTACCACCCGCCCGAGGCCGGCAGCGTCACCCAGCTCGTCGCCGGGCGAGCCCCGGACGACGTGCCGGTCGTCGGTGCCTTCCACAACCTCGCTGCCGACGCCCTGTCGAACCTCGAGAACGATCTCGACCTCGACACGCTCGTCGTCGCGGACGACGACGACGCCAAAGATACCGTTCTGACGGTCGCAAACGAGATCGACGGGCTGCGCGCGCTCGAGGCCGGCCCGCTGGCCAACGCGGCGGAAGTCGAGAGCGTCACGCCGCTGGTCATCAACATCGCGAAGTACAACGAGGATATGCACGACGTCGGCGTGAAGTGGATCTAG
- a CDS encoding glycerophosphodiester phosphodiesterase, protein MARPAVIAHRGYAGIAPENTVAAATRAAQREETAMIEIDVQPAACGTPVVVHDERLEGTRDGRPLTDATGVVWEAPLEELRETRVLGTEATVPTLAELLAAIPETVGINVELKNPGRADLRVGDALPPEVRAERREVWQPFVERVVADCDAFGGELLFSSFCEGAIAALRSVGDYAAAPLLSDDVAAGLEIARRYDCEAIHPPRSAIAGTDAVEASGNGGSDENRDVLEAAHDEGRTVNVWTATNWVQFDELAAAGVDGIIADYPGLSRA, encoded by the coding sequence ATGGCCCGCCCTGCCGTCATCGCCCACCGCGGCTACGCCGGCATCGCACCCGAGAACACCGTCGCTGCAGCGACGCGGGCGGCCCAGCGGGAGGAAACCGCGATGATCGAGATCGACGTCCAGCCGGCTGCCTGCGGGACCCCGGTAGTGGTCCACGACGAGCGCCTCGAGGGGACCCGCGACGGGCGGCCACTCACCGACGCGACCGGGGTCGTCTGGGAGGCGCCGCTCGAGGAGCTGCGGGAAACGCGAGTGCTCGGTACCGAGGCGACGGTGCCGACGCTCGCCGAGTTGCTCGCCGCCATCCCCGAGACGGTCGGCATCAACGTCGAGCTGAAGAATCCGGGGCGAGCGGACTTGCGAGTCGGCGACGCGCTCCCGCCCGAGGTGCGCGCCGAGCGCCGCGAGGTCTGGCAGCCGTTCGTCGAACGGGTCGTTGCCGACTGCGACGCCTTCGGCGGCGAACTGCTCTTTTCGTCGTTCTGCGAGGGAGCCATCGCAGCCCTCCGTTCGGTCGGCGACTACGCCGCCGCGCCGCTGCTCTCGGACGACGTGGCGGCCGGCCTCGAGATCGCCCGCCGCTACGACTGCGAGGCGATTCACCCGCCCCGAAGCGCGATCGCCGGGACGGATGCCGTTGAGGCTTCCGGGAACGGAGGGTCGGATGAGAACCGCGACGTCCTCGAGGCGGCCCACGACGAGGGTCGAACGGTCAACGTCTGGACGGCGACGAACTGGGTGCAGTTCGACGAACTCGCCGCGGCGGGCGTTGACGGAATCATCGCTGACTATCCGGGATTGAGTCGGGCGTGA
- a CDS encoding cbb3-type cytochrome c oxidase subunit I produces the protein MSDFPPRTTIKRWLVTTNHKDVGVLYLGTALFFLVAGGVLALLFRAHLWEAGGTGLLGNTEYNQSVSIHGLLMVFWFLSPFGFGFANYFVPLQIGAKDLAFPRLNALSYWFYLFSGVLVLLSFFQGTSWANGWYMYAPLNVPIYNPGYTLTMGGNTTILALTLFVMSVTLGSVNFLTTIHRCRAEGMGLWNMPLFTWSILLTVWMMLFAFAALLAALILLLTDRILLTQYYSSTAEGSSLLWGHLFWFFGHPEVYIVFFPSLGIMFETFQTFCGRRLVGRKWVIIAMVLVAVQSFLVWMHHMFLTTINLPIKTLFMATTIGISLPFDLMVFALIYTMLKGRVRFTTPFLFNLGALVLFIIGGITGVFLGAVVLDYSFRGTYWVVAHFHYVMVAGVTALIGGLYYWWPKITGKMYSERLGKLSFAVYFVGFNLLYFPMFIVWETPRRVFHYGEGAQLYHQAATVGAYVLALSILLVFVTLAKSYATGPDAPDNPWAYSRTAEWATTSPPPLENWPSRPSYASGKLEFVDDSTATDGGAAAHERVGEAESLEGDHEDHASIWPLGIGFGMFVTFLGLSGMTPYVAEFATARGAEVSGIGSTNVLYPVLSLVGVGILGFTLFEYGRERFNAPQMAIAERWPFEGVGTTKTGVWIFLASDVVVFGAVIGAYVFLRLHTGWGEIEPVPPSEIVGLINTYVLLTSSFTVILALVMAEREHKGGLLASMVVTLLLGFTFLGVKGYEWSQEFAHDIYWFTDLEYSMYFVTTGLHALHVILGLLIAGFMIYRIVTVDAYLRDSRPVEFFGLYWHFVDIVWVILFPLFYLM, from the coding sequence ATGAGTGATTTTCCACCACGGACGACGATCAAGCGGTGGCTGGTGACGACCAACCACAAGGACGTCGGCGTCCTCTATCTGGGGACGGCGCTGTTCTTCCTCGTCGCCGGCGGCGTCCTCGCACTGCTGTTTCGCGCCCATCTGTGGGAGGCCGGCGGCACCGGGCTGCTCGGCAACACCGAGTACAATCAGTCGGTCTCGATCCACGGCCTCCTGATGGTGTTCTGGTTCCTCTCCCCGTTCGGGTTCGGCTTCGCGAACTACTTCGTCCCCTTACAGATCGGGGCGAAGGATCTGGCGTTCCCGCGGCTGAACGCGTTGAGTTACTGGTTTTACCTCTTCTCGGGCGTTCTCGTCTTGCTCTCGTTCTTCCAGGGGACCTCGTGGGCCAACGGCTGGTACATGTACGCGCCGCTGAACGTGCCGATCTACAACCCGGGTTACACGCTGACGATGGGTGGGAACACGACCATCCTCGCGTTGACCCTGTTCGTCATGTCGGTCACGCTCGGTTCGGTGAACTTCCTCACGACGATCCACCGCTGCCGCGCGGAAGGCATGGGCCTCTGGAACATGCCGCTGTTCACGTGGAGCATCCTGCTGACCGTCTGGATGATGCTGTTCGCCTTCGCGGCGCTGCTGGCGGCGCTCATCCTCCTGTTGACCGACCGCATCCTGCTGACCCAGTACTACTCCTCGACGGCAGAGGGCTCGAGCCTCCTGTGGGGACACCTGTTCTGGTTCTTCGGGCATCCGGAGGTCTACATCGTCTTCTTCCCGTCGCTGGGGATCATGTTCGAGACGTTCCAGACCTTCTGCGGTCGACGGCTCGTCGGCCGGAAGTGGGTCATCATCGCGATGGTCCTCGTCGCGGTGCAGTCGTTCCTCGTCTGGATGCACCACATGTTCCTGACGACGATCAACCTCCCCATCAAGACGCTCTTTATGGCGACGACGATCGGGATCTCGCTGCCCTTCGACCTGATGGTCTTCGCGCTGATCTACACGATGCTCAAGGGCCGGGTGCGCTTTACCACCCCCTTCCTGTTCAACCTCGGCGCGCTCGTCCTGTTCATCATCGGCGGCATTACGGGGGTCTTCCTCGGTGCCGTCGTGCTGGACTACTCGTTCCGGGGCACCTACTGGGTCGTCGCCCACTTCCACTACGTGATGGTCGCGGGCGTCACCGCACTGATCGGCGGGCTCTACTATTGGTGGCCCAAGATCACCGGAAAGATGTACTCCGAACGACTCGGCAAGCTCAGCTTCGCCGTCTACTTCGTCGGCTTCAACCTGCTGTACTTCCCGATGTTCATCGTCTGGGAGACGCCGCGCCGCGTCTTCCACTACGGGGAGGGCGCACAGCTCTACCATCAGGCGGCGACCGTCGGGGCGTACGTGCTCGCCCTCTCGATCCTGCTCGTCTTCGTCACCCTCGCGAAGAGTTACGCCACGGGCCCCGACGCGCCCGACAACCCGTGGGCGTACTCGCGAACCGCCGAGTGGGCGACCACGTCACCGCCCCCGCTCGAGAACTGGCCGAGCCGCCCCAGCTACGCCAGCGGCAAACTCGAGTTCGTCGACGATTCGACCGCCACCGACGGCGGTGCGGCCGCACACGAGCGGGTCGGCGAAGCCGAGTCGCTCGAGGGAGACCACGAGGATCACGCGAGCATCTGGCCCCTCGGTATCGGATTCGGCATGTTCGTTACGTTCCTCGGACTGTCGGGGATGACTCCCTACGTCGCCGAGTTCGCCACCGCGCGCGGCGCGGAGGTGTCGGGCATCGGCTCGACCAACGTCCTCTATCCGGTGCTCTCGCTCGTCGGCGTCGGAATCCTCGGGTTCACGCTCTTCGAATACGGCCGCGAGCGGTTCAACGCGCCCCAGATGGCGATCGCCGAGCGCTGGCCGTTCGAGGGCGTCGGCACGACCAAAACCGGCGTCTGGATCTTCCTGGCCTCGGACGTCGTCGTCTTCGGAGCCGTGATCGGCGCGTACGTCTTCTTGCGGCTGCACACCGGCTGGGGAGAGATCGAACCCGTGCCGCCGTCGGAGATTGTCGGCCTCATCAACACGTACGTCCTGCTGACCTCGAGTTTCACGGTCATCCTCGCGCTGGTGATGGCCGAACGGGAGCACAAGGGCGGGCTGCTGGCGTCGATGGTCGTCACGCTGTTACTCGGGTTCACGTTCCTCGGGGTCAAGGGCTACGAGTGGAGTCAGGAGTTCGCCCACGACATCTACTGGTTCACCGACCTCGAGTACTCGATGTACTTCGTGACGACCGGTCTCCACGCCCTTCACGTCATCCTCGGGCTGCTCATCGCCGGGTTCATGATCTACCGCATCGTGACCGTCGACGCCTACCTCCGGGACAGTCGGCCCGTCGAGTTCTTCGGGCTCTACTGGCACTTCGTCGACATCGTGTGGGTGATCCTGTTCCCGCTGTTCTACCTCATGTAG
- a CDS encoding Nif3-like dinuclear metal center hexameric protein — protein MELSSIVDRLDEELRTADYADLDASANGLQVGPEEAEIERVAFAVDGVRETFEAAIEADADLLVVHHGLSWGGFDRVTGRTYDRIAPLIEHDLALYVSHLPLDGHQDLGNAAGVADLLGLEDRIPFGELGPEYIGQRGTAAEPYDPEGLRERLETNLETGDQTVQHLAFGPDEIEDVAIVTGSGTDWLDEAVAADADALVTGEGKGKAYHEAQEAGIHVFLAGHYATETFGVRALQDRLEERGLETTFLDVPTGL, from the coding sequence ATGGAACTCTCGAGCATCGTCGATAGACTCGACGAGGAGTTGCGAACCGCTGACTACGCCGATCTCGACGCCAGCGCGAACGGGCTTCAGGTCGGTCCCGAAGAAGCCGAGATCGAACGCGTCGCGTTCGCCGTCGACGGTGTTCGCGAAACGTTCGAGGCCGCGATCGAGGCCGACGCGGACCTGCTCGTCGTCCACCACGGGCTCTCGTGGGGCGGCTTCGACCGCGTGACCGGTCGGACCTACGACCGGATCGCCCCACTGATCGAGCACGACCTCGCGCTGTACGTCTCCCACCTCCCGCTGGACGGCCACCAGGACCTGGGCAACGCCGCCGGCGTCGCCGACCTGCTCGGCCTCGAGGACCGAATCCCCTTCGGCGAACTCGGCCCAGAGTACATTGGGCAGCGCGGCACGGCCGCCGAGCCCTACGACCCCGAGGGACTGCGCGAGCGCCTCGAGACGAATCTCGAGACCGGCGACCAGACCGTCCAGCACCTCGCGTTCGGCCCCGACGAGATCGAGGACGTCGCGATCGTCACCGGCAGCGGTACCGACTGGCTCGACGAGGCCGTCGCCGCCGATGCGGACGCGCTGGTGACCGGCGAGGGGAAGGGGAAAGCCTACCACGAGGCTCAGGAGGCCGGTATTCACGTGTTCCTCGCGGGCCACTACGCGACGGAGACGTTCGGCGTCCGGGCGCTGCAGGACCGCCTCGAGGAGCGGGGGCTCGAGACGACATTCCTCGACGTGCCGACGGGGCTGTAA